Proteins encoded together in one Amblyraja radiata isolate CabotCenter1 chromosome 11, sAmbRad1.1.pri, whole genome shotgun sequence window:
- the LOC116978571 gene encoding protocadherin gamma-C5-like translates to MACLPRFAFTAFACIFVICRPGLISGQIRYSIPEEMKQGAFVANIAVDLGLNVRQLSARKFRLGSDDGGRYMKVSLDNGILSIRERIDRERICGQTDKCTIPFETILANPLEMYHGELEILDVNDNSPTFPQSSIVLQISEASAPGVRFRLEGADDPDFGTNTVAAYTISSSEYFSLKTQRAEDGIIIADLLLEKLLDREQQSSLQLLLTGIDGGTPQRSATAQILITVLDFNDNPPVFDHNIYRGSANENAPRGTLVLKIQANDLDEGLNAELTYRFHDATLRRVQHLFSLDPRTGEIIVKGPVDFEEVNSYSLDIQAQDHGSPAMTGHCKVVIKVIDANDNAPEIRVTSASNKIQENTPPGSFISLIYVIDRDSETNGQVRCEIQKNVPFRLQKTSNHYKLVTSETLDREAISEYNILISAWDLGSPSLSTNKTIDISISDINDNAPQFGETSYNVYVMENNAAGASLSTITAMDPDLDLNSHVSYSFLDNHIQNLPVSTYLTINSMNGTIYALRSFDHEELKNFQIHVQARDTGVPPLSSSATVNVIILDQNDNAPVIVSPSEQIDSATVEVVPQTAGQGYLVTKIMATDADSGQNARLFYQMVKTTAPGLCNIGQHSGEVRTARNILQSDNALQTLVILVKDNGQPSLSSTVRINIRLLWNSTEGISESSSLVKNPGYFSDPNVYLIIIFSCTSVAFLLIILLLIGIKCKQDRSIIQGYNTPSYCYNRGELHGTFNGRPAMEETLRYPGTGRVVRVPEPHQYSVCLSPESAKSDFLFLKPCGAPTSQAQ, encoded by the coding sequence ATGGCGTGCCTACCGAGGTTTGCCTTCACTGCGTTTGCTTGCATATTTGTGATATGTCGACCGGGTCTAATCTCCGGGCAAATTCGTTATTCTATTCCCGAGGAAATGAAGCAAGGGGCATTTGTTGCGAATATCGCTGTGGATTTGGGCCTGAACGTACGGCAATTGTCAGCTCGCAAATTCCGATTGGGCTCTGATGACGGTGGGCGGTACATGAAGGTCAGTTTGGACAATGGAATCTTGTCTATTCGTGAAAGAATCGACCGGGAACGTATTTGTGGACAGACTGATAAATGTACTATACCTTTCGAAACCATACTGGCAAACCCTTTGGAGATGTATCACGGGGAATTGGAGATTCTTGATGTAAATGACAATTCTCCCACTTTCCCGCAGAGCAGCATTGTCTTGCAGATATCGGAAGCCAGTGCACCCGGTGTACGTTTCCGACTCGAGGGCGCGGATGATCCCGACTTTGGTACAAATACCGTGGCCGCTTACACAATCAGTTCCAGTGAGTACTTTAGTCTAAAAACACAGAGGGCCGAAGACGGCATTATAATTGCCGATTTGCTGTTAGAGAAGTTGTTGGACCGAGAGCAGCAATCATCCCTTCAACTCTTGCTTACTGGGATTGATGGCGGAACCCCACAGAGATCAGCCACAGCTCAGATTCTCATTACTGTGCTGGACTTCAACGATAATCCACCTGTGTTCGATCATAATATTTACAGAGGTAGCGCAAATGAGAACGCGCCGCGGGGTACGTTGGTGCTGAAAATCCAAgcaaatgatttggacgaaggactGAATGCGGAGTTAACATATCGTTTCCATGATGCTACTTTGCGAAGAGTGCAACATTTATTCAGTTTGGATCCACGCACTGGGGAGATTATAGTTAAAGGGCCTGTAGATTTTGAAGAAGTAAACAGCTATTCTCTCGATATTCAAGCCCAGGACCACGGTTCACCTGCAATGACGGGGCACTGCAAAGTAGTGATCAAAGTGATTGACGCGAATGACAATGCACCTGAGATAAGGGTAACATCAGCTTCCAACAAAATCCAGGAGAATACTCCACCAGGAAGTTTCATATCCCTGATTTATGTGATCGATCGCGATTCCGAAACGAACGGTCAAGTGCGTTGCGAGATACAAAAGAACGTCCCATTTCGACTGCAAAAGACATCGAACCACTATAAATTAGTCACCAGTGAAACGTTGGACCGTGAAGCGATCTCTGAGTATAACATTCTTATTTCAGCCTGGGACTTGGGTTCACCGTCACTATCAACAAATAAAACCATCGATATTTCAATTTCGGACATTAATGATAACGCACCACAGTTCGGTGAGACATCCTACAACGTATATGTAATGGAGAATAACGCGGCGGGTGCGTCCCTTTCCACAATAACTGCAATGGATCCTGATCTGGATCTAAATTCCCATGTTTCCTACTCTTTTCTCGATAATCATATCCAAAACTTGCCAGTGTCCACTTACCTTACTATTAACTCAATGAACGGTACTATTTACGCGCTGCGTTCCTTTGACCATGAGGAACTCAAGAACTTCCAAATCCATGTTCAAGCCCGTGACACCGGGGTGCCTCCGTTGAGCAGCAGCGCCACGGTGAATGTGATCATCCTGGATCAAAATGACAACGCGCCGGTAATTGTTTCACCTTCAGAACAAATTGACTCAGCAACAGTGGAGGTCGTGCCCCAGACTGCGGGTCAAGGGTACTTGGTCACCAAGATAATGGCAACTGATGCCGATTCTGGTCAGAACGCACGGCTCTTTTATCAGATGGTGAAAACTACCGCACCCGGGTTGTGTAACATTGGTCAACATTCCGGAGAAGTCAGAACAGCGCGCAATATTTTGCAGTCAGATAATGCTTTACAAACTCTAGTCATCTTGGTTAAGGACAATGGGCAGCCAAGCCTGTCCAGCACAGTTAGAATCAACATTAGATTGTTGTGGAACAGCACTGAAGGAATCAGCGAAAGCAGCAGCTTGGTGAAAAATCCGGGATATTTCTCAGATCCAAATGTTTACTTAATCATCATTTTCAGTTGCACTTCCGTTGCCTTTCTTCTGATTATCCTTCTGTTGATTGGGATCAAGTGTAAACAGGACAGAAGTATTATCCAAGGGTATAACACCCCCAGTTACTGTTACAATCGTGGAGAGTTGCACGGTACGTTTAATGGAAGACCTGCCATGGAGGAAACGTTACGCTATCCTGGGACAGGCCGGGTTGTCCGCGTGCCGGAACCACATCAATACTCGGTCTGCCTGTCTCCAGAGTCAGCGAAAAGTGATTTTCTCTTCTTGAAGCCATGCGGCGCTCCCACGTCTCAGGCGCAATGA